A region from the Bacillota bacterium genome encodes:
- a CDS encoding DegV family protein: MSRIKIFSDSTCDLSPELIERHQIGIVPLYVNFEENSFKDGINLSTSELYTKVQKIGMLPTTAAPSPGDFIKAFAPHVENNAQILYIGISSELSATISNARLAAEQFPPGQVTVIDSRNLSTGIGLLVMRAVDFRDQGLEVAEIAEKIQELAPKVETEFIIDTLEYLHKGGRCSGITRLVGGMLKIRPSIKVVDGKMIPAQKFRGSRKKALNGLLETALAQKDEISPERIFVTHSLSEDGPLLKAELEKHTQAREVIVTQAGCVISSHCGPNTIGILFIKK; the protein is encoded by the coding sequence ATGTCAAGAATAAAGATTTTTTCTGACAGCACTTGTGATTTGAGCCCGGAATTGATTGAACGTCATCAAATTGGTATTGTGCCCTTATACGTTAATTTTGAAGAGAATTCCTTTAAAGACGGAATCAATTTGTCGACCTCAGAATTATACACAAAAGTACAAAAGATTGGAATGCTGCCAACAACTGCCGCTCCCTCGCCTGGCGACTTTATTAAAGCGTTTGCTCCCCATGTTGAAAATAATGCACAAATCCTTTATATTGGCATCTCCAGCGAGTTATCTGCAACAATCAGTAATGCCCGCCTGGCGGCAGAGCAGTTTCCGCCTGGGCAGGTAACAGTAATTGATTCCCGTAATCTGTCCACTGGTATTGGCCTGTTGGTGATGCGAGCGGTGGATTTCAGGGACCAAGGCTTGGAGGTAGCAGAAATTGCGGAGAAAATCCAGGAACTGGCTCCAAAGGTTGAAACTGAATTTATAATCGATACCCTGGAATACCTCCATAAAGGTGGCAGGTGCTCCGGCATCACCCGCTTAGTAGGGGGGATGCTCAAGATCCGGCCGTCCATCAAAGTTGTTGATGGGAAAATGATTCCTGCACAAAAGTTCCGGGGCAGCCGCAAGAAGGCGCTGAACGGACTCCTGGAAACGGCCCTGGCCCAAAAAGACGAAATATCTCCAGAGCGCATTTTTGTTACACACTCCCTTAGTGAGGATGGACCGTTACTAAAAGCAGAACTGGAAAAACACACCCAGGCGCGGGAAGTGATTGTTACCCAGGCCGGCTGTGTCATCTCCAGTCACTGTGGACCCAACACCATCGGTATATTGTTTATAAAAAAATGA